From the genome of Melitaea cinxia chromosome 12, ilMelCinx1.1, whole genome shotgun sequence, one region includes:
- the LOC123658238 gene encoding craniofacial development protein 2-like: protein MSSGIKVCDNVRAYPAGDAQMQHPASVGNGQGLLHQGRGQRKRRVQEVNLRIASWNVGTMTGRGRELADVLERRRINIACLQETKWKGQRAREIGAGYKFYYCGCDGKRNGVGIVLDRELKNKVTDVNRVNDRVIIVRLLMEDSVLNIVSVYAPQTGCDDSMKERFWEDFDAVIMRVPECEEIYIGGDFNGHVGRMNDGYERVHGGRGHGVRNRDGEALLEAALAFDLAIANTFYQKREQHLVTYRSGLHSTQIDYILLRRNRLKSAKDCKVIPSESLVSQHRLLLLDLTLRVQSLNKSPKPPVRTKWYRLDDRKMAAEFRERVIGKLIEMGDMVGMGVNECWSEMATWVRSVARDVLGETKGKRKIERDTWWWNEEDVSKIRKTLNRSGHTLGEKKWTRTRLDRVTP, encoded by the exons ATGAGTTCGGGAATTAAAGTATGCGATAATGTTAGGGCGTACCCCGCAGGCGACGCGCAGATGCAGCACCCGGCGTCTGTGGGAAATGGACAAGGGTTGCTGCACCAGGGACGGGGGCAGCGTAAGAGGCGAGTCCAGGAGGTGAACTTGAGGATTGCGAGTTGGAATGTGGGTACGATGACTGGGAGAGGACGAGAGCTAGCAGATGTTTTGGAAAGGAGACGGATAAATATAGCATGCTTGCAGGAGACGAAGTGGAAGGGACAGAGAGCAAGAGAAATTGGGGCgggttataagttttattattgcgGCTGCGATGGGAAAAGAAATGGCGTAGGTATAGTGTTAGATAGAGAGCTCAAGAACAAGGTGACGGATGTGAATAGAGTAAATGATAGAGTTATTATAGTAAGACTGTTGATGGAAGACTCGGTTTTAAATATAGTTAGTGTGTATGCGCCGCAAACTGGATGCGATGACAGTATGAAAGAAAGGTTTTGggaggattttgatgcggttatAATGAGAGTACCAGAATGTGAGGAAATATACATTGGAGGAGATTTTAATGGACATGTAGGAAGGATGAATGACGGATATGAAAGAGTGCATGGGGGCCGAGGTCACGGAGTCAGGAACCGAGACGGTGAAGCTCTACTGGAAGCAGCCTTGGCCTTTGACTTAGCAATAGCCAACACATTCTACCAAAAACGGGAACAACACCTTGTCACATACCGTAGTGGTCTACACTCTACCCAAATTGACTACATTCTTTTAAGAAGAAACAGGCTAAAATCGGCCAAGGACTGCAAGGTAATACCGAGTGAGAGTCTTGTCTCCCAGCATAGGCTACTGCTCCTGGATTTAACTCTGAGAGTTCAGAGCTTAAATAAGAGCCCGAAGCCCCCAGTTAGAACGAAATGGTACAGACTGGATGATAGGAAGATGGCTGCAGAATTCCGGGAAAGAGTGATTGGTAAACTGATAGAGATGGGAGATATGGTGGGGATGGGAGTAAACGAGTGCTGGAGTGAGATGGCAACGTGGGTGCGTAGTGTAGCAAGGGATGTCCTAGGGGAAACGAAAGGGAAAAGAAAGATAGAGAGGGATACATGGTGGTGGAATGAGGAA GATGTGAGTAAAATACGTAAAACTCTTAATAGGTCAGGACATACGCTAGGAGAGAAGAAATGGACTAGAACGAGACTGGACAGAGTGACACCCTAG